The following is a genomic window from Pseudomonas lurida.
CTGATTCTCGACCTGCGCTTCCCCGGCCTGACCTGCATGAGCCAACTGGCCGAACTGCGCCAGCAGTTACGGCGCACCACGCTGATCGTGGTGTCGATGGTGGATGACCCGGCGCTGATCGATCAGGTGATGGCCCTGGGCGCGGACGGCTTCATCGGCAAGAACATTGCTCCCGACGAGATCGGCCAGGCGTTGCTCGCCATCCGCGACGGTGAAGTGCTGGTCAAGTTCGCGCCATCAGGCCTGCTGCCGCTGGACACCCACACCCTCACCGCCCGCCAGCAGGACGTGCTGCGCCTGATCGCCCAGGGCAAGACCAACAAGGAAATCGCCAAGGCCCTGGATATTTCGCCGTTTACCGTGCGTATCCATGTGTCGTCGCTGTTGCGCACCCTGGATGTGCCTTCGCGGGCCGCGGCCGCGGTGAAGTATTCCGGGGAGTTCTAGGCGTTTTCATCGCCGGGGCGGGTGAAGGAATAGCGGTCGATATCGGTGCGCAGATGCCAGCCCTGGCCTTGCCAATAGCGGGCGGCGCGAGTGTTGGTCTTGAACACGTCGAGGTGGCATTTGTGGATGCCCAGTTGCGCCAGCGCATCAAGGCAGCGTTGCGTCAACGCCTGCGCAATACCCTGGCGGCGATACTCCGGCAGCACCAGCAAATGCTGCAGGTAACCACGACGCCCGTCATGGCCGCACATCACGCAGGCAATCAACTGGCCTTCGGCTTCGGCGACAAAACTCATGCCGGGGTTGCGTGCCAGGTAGCGCTCGGTGGCATCGCGGGAGTCGGCGTCGCGCAGGGAGATGCCGGGGGTGCCTTGCATAAGGGTGAGGACGGCGTCGTAGTCGGTCAAGGTCATCACGCGGATGTGGAACATGGGCTGGGCCTGGCTGGAATGGCCAGGCAGATTGGCACATTTTTGTGACGCGCCACAGCGCTCTGCATCCGATATTTATGCTCACTTCACAGCTTAATAATATTTTATTAATAACCGCCCTCCCCCTAGCCTTGAAGTCATGCCAACGCTGAATCCAACTGCATTACGCAAGGACAGAGACATGACTGAAGCACTAACAAAAACAGACACCCTGGTGGTGGGCGCCGGTCAGGCTGGCGTGGCCATGAGCGAACACCTGAGCAAGCAAGGCGTGCCGCACCTGGTGCTGGAGCGCAGCCGCATCGCCGAGCGTTGGCGCACCGGCCGCTGGGATTCTCTGGTGGCCAACGGTCCGGCCTGGCATGACCGGTTTCCCGGCCTGGAATTCGATACGGTCGCGCCGGACGGCTTTGCGCCAAAAGAACGCGTGGCCGATTACTTTGAAGCCTATGCCCGCAAGTTCAACGCACCGATCCGTACCGGCGTCGACGTGCTGTCCGTGGTCCGCAATGTCGGCCGTCCCGGCTTCACCGTGCACACCAGCGAAGGCGTGATCGAAGCCAACCGAGTGGTTGCCGCAACCGGGCCGTTCCAGAAGCCGGTCATTCCGGCCATCGCGCCGAAGGACACGGTGCTGCACCAGATCCACTCCGCCGATTATCGCAACCCTGCGCAACTGCCGGCCGGCGCCGTGCTGGTGGTGGGTGCAGGTTCGTCCGGCGTGCAGATCGCCGATGAATTGCAACGATCCGGGCGCCAGGTATACCTCTCGGTCGGGGCGCACGATCGTCCGCCGCGCGCCTACCGCAACCGCGACTTCTGCTGGTGGCTGGGCGTGCTGGGCGAATGGGACCAGGCGGCAATGAAGCCCGGCCGCGAGCACGTGACCATTGCGGTCAGCGGCGCACACGGCGGCAAGACCATCGACTTCCGTGAACTGGCCCAGCAAGGCATGACCCTGGTTGGCCTGACCCAGGCATTCAATGGCAACGTCGCCTCGTTCCAGCCGAACCTGGTGGAAAACCTCGCACGCGGCGATGAGAACTACCTGGCCCTGCTGGACGCCGCCGATGCCTATATCGAGCGCAACGGCCTGGACCTGCCGCTGGAACCCGAAGCCCGCCGGGTGTTTCCCGACGCAGACTGCATCAAAAACCCGATCCTGGAATTGGACCTGGCCAAGGCCGGTGTCACCTCGATCATCTGGGCCACGGGTTTCGCTGTGGACTACAGCTGGTTGAAAGTCGCTGCGTTTGACGCGGCCGGCAAGCCCCAGCACCAGCGTGGCGTGTCCAGCGAAGCCGGGATCTACTTCCTCGGCCTGCCGTGGCAATCGCGCCGTGGCTCGTCGTTTATCTGGGGTGTCTGGCACGACGCCAAATACGTCGCCGACCACATCGCCATCCAGCGTCAATACCTTGAATACCGCAACGCCGCCCCGGTGGCTCGCCCCTCCACTGTCAGCGCCTGATCACCTTATTTACCGGAGTTTTTCTGATGCCTACTCACACTCGCATCCGCATGTTCAACACCAAGGAAACCTACCCCAACCAGAGCCTGGACAACGACCTGTGCCAGGCTGTGCGCGCCGGCAATACCGTGTACGTACGCGGCCAGGTGGGCACCGATTTCGAGGGAAACCTGGTTGGCCTGGGTGACCCGCGCGCCCAGGCCGAGCAAGCGATGAAAAACGTCAAGCAACTGCTGGAAGAAGCCGGCAGCGACCTCAGCCACATCGTCAAGACCACCACCTACCTGATCGACCCGCGCTACCGCGAGCCGGTGTACCAGGAAGTCGGCAAGTGGCTCAAGGGCGTGTTCCCGATCTCCACAGGCCTGGTGGTGCCGGCCCTCGGCCAGCCGCAATGGCTGATGGAAATCGATGTGATCGCCGTTATTCCCGAGTAAGGAGCCGCACATGACTTTTTCAATCGTCGGCCGCTGCGCCGATACCGGCCAGTTGGGCATTGCCATCAGCTCATCGAGCATTGCCGTGGGCGCGCGCTGCCCGTGGCTGCGGCCGGGTGTGGGGGCGGTGTCGACCCAGAACATCACCTTGCCGGCCCTGGGCCCGGACGTGCTTGACCTGCTGGAACAAGGCCTGGCACCCGCCGAGGCCATCGACACGGCCCTGACTCGCAACGGCTATAGCCAGTACCGGCAGTTGACGGCGATTGATCACCTGGGTCGCAGTGTGCATTTCAGCGGCAGCGAAACCCTCGGTACCCACAACGCGGTGTCGGGCGAGCAGTGCGTGGCGGCGGGCAACATGCTTGCCGATCGCGCCGTGATCGAGGCAATGGTCGGCGCCTTCGAGCACGGTGAAGGCCAATTGGCGGACCGGCTGCTGGCAGCGATGCATGCCGCCATTGCCGCCGGGGGCGAAGCCGGCCCGGTGCATTCCGCCGCGCTCGTGGTGGTGGGCGAACTGACCTGGCCGATTATCAACCTGCGGGTGGATTGGGCCGATGAACAGCCGATACTCGCGCTGCAAAAGCTTTGGGACGCCTATCGCCCACAAGTGCAGGACTACATCGATCGCGCCCTCGCCCCGGATCGCTCGCCCGGCTACGGCGTGGCCGGAGACGACCGATGAGTGCCAGCCGCGACCTGCTGCAGACACTGGTGGGGTTCGATACCACCAGCCGTGAGTCCAACCTGCAACTGATCGAGTTCGTGCATGATTACCTGGCAGGGTTTGGCGTGGCCTGCGAGCGAGTCTATAACCCAGAGCGCAGCAAGGCCAACCTGTTCGCCAGCATTGGCCCCGTAGACACACCGGGCATTGTGCTGTCGGGCCATACCGATGTGGTGCCGGTAGACGGCCAACCCTGGACAGTGCCGCCGTTCGCGTTGACCGAACGCGACGGCAAGCTGTTCGGCCGGGGCACCGCCGACATGAAAGGCTATATCGCCTGCGTCTTGGCGCTGGTGCCGGCATTGGTCGAGGCACCGCTGCGGATGCCGGTGCACATCGCCCTGTCGTATGACGAAGAAGTCGGTTGCCTGGGCGTGCGCTCGCTGCTCGCGGTCCTGGAGCAACGCCCGGTCAAACCCATGCTGTGCATCATCGGCGAACCGACCGAACTCAAGCCGGTGCTTGGCCACAAGGGCAAGCTGGCGATGCGCTGTGATGTGCACGGCGAGGCCTGTCATTCGGCCTATGCGCCGTATGGCGTGAATGCCATCGAGCATGCGGCAGACCTGATCAATGAACTGGGACACATCGGGCAGCGGTTGCGAGCCATCCAGGACCCCCGCTTTGATCCGCCCTTCAGCACGGTCCAGACCGGTGTGATCAGCGGGGGCAAGGCGCTGAATATCGTGCCGGCAGACTGCCAGTTTGATTTCGAAGTGCGTGCGCTGCCGTCACAGGATCCGGCCGAGGTGGCTGAGGCGCTCAAGGCTTACGCCGCGCAGCAGGTGTTACCGCGCATGCAAGCCGTGAGTGCGCAGAGTGCGATCCGCTTTACCGAGTTGTCGGCGTACCCCGGGCTGGTCACGGATGAGCGCAGCCAGGCCGCGCAGTTGATTGCAGCGTTCTGTGGCTCGCGAGAATTCGGCACCGTGGCGTTTGGGACCGAAGGCGGCCTGTTCGATGCGGTGGGCATTCCCACGGTGGTGTGCGGGCCGGGCAGCATGGACCAGGGGCATAAGCCGGATGAGTTCGTCAGCGTGGCACAGCTGCAAGGCTGCGATGCCATGTTGCAACGGCTACTCGTGGCGGTTGCTGGCTAACGCATCCAGGCGTTCATGACAGGGTCGGCGTTGGCGCGATGCCCGTCGACCCGCGCTCGATCAACTGCACTTCCAGCATCGGGGGGCCGTCACAGGCGCGCCCCGCCAGGCGTTCGATCAAGTACTGCGCCGCCATTTCGCCTATCTGCCGATCCGGCACCCGGACTGTCGTCAACGCAGGATGGCTATGGGCAGCGATCTCGATGTCGTCGAACCCACAGATGGACAGTTGGCCGGGCACGGCGATGCCCAGTGCCTGGGCTTCCAGCAGCGTGCCGAAGGCAAGCATGTCATTGCCGCAAATGATCGCGGTGGGCGGCGGTTGCTGGCTCATGATGTGTTTGAGGCTGGCGCGGGCGAAGGCCACGCGGCCCTCGTTGAGGCTCTCGGTGCGGATTGCCTGGTGCTGGGGCCGCAGGGCAAGCCCTTGCTCGGCGAGCGTGGCGTGCACCGCTTGCAGGCGGGCGTGAATCCGGCCGTTGTCGGCCACCGACTGGAAAATGATGCCAAACCGTTGGTGCCCCAACGCCAGCAGGCGCCGGGTAATCATTGCGTAGGCTTGCCCATGGTCAAACCCGGCACAAGGGTGTCGCGAGCCGGCGCGCTTGCCAAAGGTGACCACGTAAGGCGTGCCTTTGGCCTCCAACTGCTCAAAGAGCGCGTCGGGATAATCGTCGCCCAGCAACGCCAGCGCATCGACGCCGCGCGCCAACATCCCCCTGGCCTGCCGATACCCCTCGGCCGGATCGTAGGATGAGCATGCGACAAACACTGCCAACCCTTGCGCCCCCAAGCGATTCTGGAACGCCTGCAACTGCTGGTGGAATTTTTCATGCTCCAGTGTCGGCACAATCGCGCCAATGGTGTACGAGCGCCTTGACACCAGGGACCGCGCCGCCGCGTTGGGCACCCAGTCCAGTTGGTCGATGGCCGCTCGGACCTTGGCGCGGGTTTTCTCGCTGACACGCTGGGGCTCGTTCAAATAGCGCGAGACCGTCGCGGTGGACACCTTGGCGACGCGGGCAACGTCGGCCAATACCGGTTCCTGGGTCGCAAGGTGATGAGGAGTATCGAGGGTCGGGGCGTCTGGGGCAGGCATGAGCGGCTTCAGGTCAAAAGTAAGCGTTGCGCACAACCTAAGCCGGGCAGCTTTTGCCGTCAACGAATCGTTGACAGCCAGCGAGCCTGAAACCTAGGATGTAAGCGCTAGACAAAAACAAAAAAGACCCTTAGACCCTGCCTAAACTGGTCATTAACTGTTACAGCTAAAGCGTCTGGCGAACCTAACAACGGATATGACAAACGGTTACATAACGCTCTGCGCCAACCTGTAAGCAGGCCATCGCGCAGGCATGCACAAGCGCTCAAAACAATAAAAAGAGACATGATCATGAGCCAGACTTCTGCACACCCGGTTGCGCCACCGCGCATTCGGCGCCAACAAACCCTCGCCCTCAGCCTCCTGGTGCTCAGCGGCATCATCAATTACCTCGACCGTGGCACCCTGGCTGTCGCCAATGAATTCGTGCGCGCCGACCTGGGCCTGTCGCTTGGCGAAATGGGCATCCTGCTCTCGGCGTTCTCTTGGAGCTATGCACTGTGCCAGCTACCGGTCGGCGCCCTGGTAGACCGGGTCGGGCCGCGTTGGCTGCTGGGCGGCGGCCTTGTGCTGTGGTCCCTGGCCCAGGCGGCTGGCGGCCTCATGTCGAGCTTTGGCTGGTTCGTCCTGGCCCGCGTGCTGCTGGGTATTGGCGAGTCGCCGCAATTTCCTTCTGCCGCGCGGGTAGTCAGCAATTGGTTTCCTCTGCGTGCTCGCGGCACCCCGACCGGGATCTTCAACTCGGCGTCGCCGCTGGGCATTGCCCTGGCGCCGTTGTGCCTTTCGGCGTTGATCGCGGCACTCGACTGGCGCTGGGCGTTCTATCTCACTGGCGCCGCGGGCCTGGTAGTGGCGGTGGTCTGGCTGGCGGTGTACCGCGACCCGGTCAAGGAGGCCCTGACCGAGGAAGAGCGTCGTTATTTGTACAGTGATGAGCCCACGCCGCACATCGTCGCCCCCAAGGTCACGTTTGCCGACTGGCGCTCGCTGTTCGGCCATGCGACGACGTGGGGCATGATGATCGGCTTCATGGGGTCGGTGTACTTGAACTGGGTCTACCTCACCTGGTTGCCTGGCTACCTGCGCACGGCCCGGCACATGAGCCTGGAGATGACGGGCGTGGCCGCTGCCATTCCCTTTCTTTGTGGTTTTATCGGCGCACTGGTCGCCGGCTGGGTGTCCGACCGCATCACCCGGCGCAGCGAAACCGCCGTACTGGGGCGTCGTAATGCCATGGTCGTGGCGATGCTGGGCATGGTCGTCTTCACTGTCCCGGCGGCGCTGGTAGACAGCAACGTGATCGCCGTGGCCTGCATTTGCGTGGTGATCTTCCTGGCCAATGCCTCCTCGGCCTGTGCCTGGTCGCTGGCCACGGCAGTGGCGCCGGCTAATCGCGTGGCATCGCTGGGTTCGATCCAGAACTTCGGCGGCTTCCTGGGTGGCGCGCTGGCGCCCATCCTGACTGGGTTCATTGCCCAGACCTGGTCATTTGTACCCGCACTGCTCACCGGAGCCGCCATCGCATTGGTGGGCGCCATGTCTTACCTGTTCCTGGTCCGCAACCCCATCCCCGACACCGCGTCAACGCCGTTGGCCGATGCCACCGTGGCGGCTCATCCATGAACATTTACCCAGAGGACTCCTCCATGCCACACGCCGCCCAACCTGTCATCGAAGGCATCGTCCCGGTGATGCTCACGCCTTTCGACGACGCCGGCAAAATCGACTTCCCCGGCGTCGACCGCCTGATCGAATGGTACCTGGGCCATGGCTGCGACGCTTTGTTCGCGGTGGCCCAGTCCAGCGAGATGCAGTGGCTCAGCCTTGAGGAGCGCACCCAGC
Proteins encoded in this region:
- a CDS encoding DUF1028 domain-containing protein — protein: MTFSIVGRCADTGQLGIAISSSSIAVGARCPWLRPGVGAVSTQNITLPALGPDVLDLLEQGLAPAEAIDTALTRNGYSQYRQLTAIDHLGRSVHFSGSETLGTHNAVSGEQCVAAGNMLADRAVIEAMVGAFEHGEGQLADRLLAAMHAAIAAGGEAGPVHSAALVVVGELTWPIINLRVDWADEQPILALQKLWDAYRPQVQDYIDRALAPDRSPGYGVAGDDR
- a CDS encoding LuxR C-terminal-related transcriptional regulator, producing MTGRIIIADDHPMFREGMLRTVQRLLPDALVQEAGDLDGVRALIHEGSEIDTLILDLRFPGLTCMSQLAELRQQLRRTTLIVVSMVDDPALIDQVMALGADGFIGKNIAPDEIGQALLAIRDGEVLVKFAPSGLLPLDTHTLTARQQDVLRLIAQGKTNKEIAKALDISPFTVRIHVSSLLRTLDVPSRAAAAVKYSGEF
- a CDS encoding flavin-containing monooxygenase; its protein translation is MPTLNPTALRKDRDMTEALTKTDTLVVGAGQAGVAMSEHLSKQGVPHLVLERSRIAERWRTGRWDSLVANGPAWHDRFPGLEFDTVAPDGFAPKERVADYFEAYARKFNAPIRTGVDVLSVVRNVGRPGFTVHTSEGVIEANRVVAATGPFQKPVIPAIAPKDTVLHQIHSADYRNPAQLPAGAVLVVGAGSSGVQIADELQRSGRQVYLSVGAHDRPPRAYRNRDFCWWLGVLGEWDQAAMKPGREHVTIAVSGAHGGKTIDFRELAQQGMTLVGLTQAFNGNVASFQPNLVENLARGDENYLALLDAADAYIERNGLDLPLEPEARRVFPDADCIKNPILELDLAKAGVTSIIWATGFAVDYSWLKVAAFDAAGKPQHQRGVSSEAGIYFLGLPWQSRRGSSFIWGVWHDAKYVADHIAIQRQYLEYRNAAPVARPSTVSA
- the argE gene encoding acetylornithine deacetylase, which encodes MSASRDLLQTLVGFDTTSRESNLQLIEFVHDYLAGFGVACERVYNPERSKANLFASIGPVDTPGIVLSGHTDVVPVDGQPWTVPPFALTERDGKLFGRGTADMKGYIACVLALVPALVEAPLRMPVHIALSYDEEVGCLGVRSLLAVLEQRPVKPMLCIIGEPTELKPVLGHKGKLAMRCDVHGEACHSAYAPYGVNAIEHAADLINELGHIGQRLRAIQDPRFDPPFSTVQTGVISGGKALNIVPADCQFDFEVRALPSQDPAEVAEALKAYAAQQVLPRMQAVSAQSAIRFTELSAYPGLVTDERSQAAQLIAAFCGSREFGTVAFGTEGGLFDAVGIPTVVCGPGSMDQGHKPDEFVSVAQLQGCDAMLQRLLVAVAG
- a CDS encoding GNAT family N-acetyltransferase, with the translated sequence MFHIRVMTLTDYDAVLTLMQGTPGISLRDADSRDATERYLARNPGMSFVAEAEGQLIACVMCGHDGRRGYLQHLLVLPEYRRQGIAQALTQRCLDALAQLGIHKCHLDVFKTNTRAARYWQGQGWHLRTDIDRYSFTRPGDENA
- a CDS encoding MFS transporter, producing MSQTSAHPVAPPRIRRQQTLALSLLVLSGIINYLDRGTLAVANEFVRADLGLSLGEMGILLSAFSWSYALCQLPVGALVDRVGPRWLLGGGLVLWSLAQAAGGLMSSFGWFVLARVLLGIGESPQFPSAARVVSNWFPLRARGTPTGIFNSASPLGIALAPLCLSALIAALDWRWAFYLTGAAGLVVAVVWLAVYRDPVKEALTEEERRYLYSDEPTPHIVAPKVTFADWRSLFGHATTWGMMIGFMGSVYLNWVYLTWLPGYLRTARHMSLEMTGVAAAIPFLCGFIGALVAGWVSDRITRRSETAVLGRRNAMVVAMLGMVVFTVPAALVDSNVIAVACICVVIFLANASSACAWSLATAVAPANRVASLGSIQNFGGFLGGALAPILTGFIAQTWSFVPALLTGAAIALVGAMSYLFLVRNPIPDTASTPLADATVAAHP
- a CDS encoding LacI family DNA-binding transcriptional regulator, whose translation is MPAPDAPTLDTPHHLATQEPVLADVARVAKVSTATVSRYLNEPQRVSEKTRAKVRAAIDQLDWVPNAAARSLVSRRSYTIGAIVPTLEHEKFHQQLQAFQNRLGAQGLAVFVACSSYDPAEGYRQARGMLARGVDALALLGDDYPDALFEQLEAKGTPYVVTFGKRAGSRHPCAGFDHGQAYAMITRRLLALGHQRFGIIFQSVADNGRIHARLQAVHATLAEQGLALRPQHQAIRTESLNEGRVAFARASLKHIMSQQPPPTAIICGNDMLAFGTLLEAQALGIAVPGQLSICGFDDIEIAAHSHPALTTVRVPDRQIGEMAAQYLIERLAGRACDGPPMLEVQLIERGSTGIAPTPTLS
- a CDS encoding RidA family protein, which codes for MPTHTRIRMFNTKETYPNQSLDNDLCQAVRAGNTVYVRGQVGTDFEGNLVGLGDPRAQAEQAMKNVKQLLEEAGSDLSHIVKTTTYLIDPRYREPVYQEVGKWLKGVFPISTGLVVPALGQPQWLMEIDVIAVIPE